Below is a genomic region from Isosphaeraceae bacterium EP7.
GTCGGGAGCCGCAAGGGTTCTCTCGAGGCATTCGATGATTCGACGAACGCAACCCCGCAACATCCTGCGAGGCTGGACGCTGACGCTGATCCTCGCCCTTCCTGCGATGGGTGCGGGAGACGTCGCGGAACGCGACTTCTTCGAGGCGAGGGTCCGCCCTGTCCTCGTCAAGCATTGCTACGCGTGCCACTCGGCCGGGGCGTCGAAGGCCAAGGGTGGTCTGCGGCTCGACGACCGCCAGGCCACGCTCGCCGGTGGCCACTCGGGGCCCGCCCTTGATCCGGGCAAGCCCGACGAGAGCCTGATCATCCAGGCGATCGAGCAGGGGGGCGCTGTCGAGTCGATGCCGCCCAAGGGCAAACTGCCCGACACGGCAATTGCGGACCTCCGCAGGTGGGTCGAACGTGGCGCGTTCGATCCCCGCGAGCCGGCCACATCGCCGATTGTTGCCGCGGAGGCCGACCCCTGGGCGCTCAGGCCCGTCGTTCGGCCGATCGTCCCGACTCCCGAGGCCGATGGGCGACGCTGGGTGCGAGGTCCGATCGACGCATTCATCCTCGACCGCCTCGTTCGGGAAGGGCTGGCCCCCTCAACCGAGGCAAACCGACGGACACTAATCCGGCGCGTGACCTTCGACCTTCTCGGCTTGCCCCCCACGCCCGGTGAAATCGATGCCTTCGTAGCCGACCAGTCCCCCGACGCCTACGAGCGTCTGGTCGACCGCCTGCTGGCCAGCCCGCACTACGGCGAGCGCTGGGCCCGTCGGTGGATGGATCTGGCTCACTATGCCGAGACCCACGGCCACGATCAGGACCGGGTCCGGCCCAACGCCTGGCCGTATCGCGACTATCTCATCAACGCATTCAACGTCGACAAGCCATACGCTCGATTCGTGCGCGAGCAGGTGGCCGCCGACGCCCTCTATCCCGACGAGCCGGGGCTGGCCGTGGCGATGGGCTTCCTGGCGGCCGGGCCCTGGGACGAAAGCTCGCTGCGCGACATCCGCGAGGACAGCATCGACCGCCAGGCGGGTTATTACCTCGACCGCGACGACATGGTGGCCACGGTGATGTCCACCTTCGTCAGCAGCACCGTGCACTGCGCACGCTGTCATGATCATAAGTTCGATCCCATCAGCCAGTCAGAATACTACGGGCTCCAGGCCGTCTTCGCCGGTGTGGGACGGGCCGACCGAGCCTACGATGCCGACCCCAACCTAGCCAAACTGCGTCGCGACCTGACGGCACGGCGAAAGGCACTGACGAACAAGGAACCCGGCCTGATGGCGTCGCTGCTGGACGACACGACGCAGGCCGATGTCGCCTCTTGGGCTGCCACGCGGAAGGGGCCGCTCGTCCCCTGGACGGTGCTGAACCCCTCGGAGATGAAGGCCGAGGGAGGGACGACCCTGACACTCCAGCCCGACCGATCGATCCTGGCCGAAGGGCCTCAGCCGTCCGAGGGCACCTACACGATTATTGCCACAACAGACCTGCCGGGTATCACCGCGGCGAGGCTTGAGTTGCTGCCCGACGACCGCCTGCCCAGCAAGGGCCCGGGGCGAGCCGGCAACGGTAACCTGCATCTGACCGAACTGGTTGTCTCGCACTCATCGACCTCGGCCCCCGATCGTTGGCGGCCAGTGAAGATCGCCGGATCGATGGCCGACTACGACCAGCCCGGTTGGGGGATCGCCGGTGCCATCGACGGCGACCCGAAGACGGCCTGGGGCATCTATCCCGAGGTCGGCAAGCCGCACGAGGGGGTCTTCGAATTCGGCGAGAACATCGGGGCCTCGTCGCTCCAGTTCGTGCTCCGACAGACCTTCCCGGCCGGCCACCCGATCGGACGATTCCGGATCTCGATCACGAACGCCCTGCGTCCGGTCCGCACGGGCTCGCCTCCGGGGCCGCTCGCCGTCCTCCTAGACATCCCGGCCGAGCATCGGACGACCGACCAGAAGCGAGAGCTTGCGGCGATCTACCTGGCCGAGACCCTGGACCGTCAGATTGCCGCGTTGCCGCCGCAGCAGCTCGTCTATTCGGGCACGAGCGACTTCGCCCCCGACGGCAGCCACAAACCGACCTCCACCCCGAGGCCCGTCTTCATCCTCAATCGAGGCGAGATCCGTCAGCCTGGGGCGGCGGCCGTGCCGGGTGCCCTCGGCTGCGTTGCTGGCCTCGTCTCGCGGTTCGACCGACCAAGCGAGGCCGAACGACGCGCCGAGCTAGCCCGATGGCTGGCCGATCCGGGCAACCCGCTTACCTGGAGGTCGATCGTCAACAGGGCCTGGCAGGCTCACTTCGGCCGCGGGCTGGTCGACACGCCCAACGACTTCGGGCGGATGGGCAGCAAGCCGTCCCATCCCGAATTGCTCGACTGGCTTGCCTGGACGTTTCGCGAGGGCGGGGGCTCGCTGAAGTCGCTCGACCGGATCATCGTCACGTCGGCCTCCTATCGCCAGAGGTCGGACCACAACCAAACCGGGGCGAAGGTCGACGCTGACAACCGTCTGCTCTGGCGGATGAACGTGGCCAGGCTCGACGCCGAGTCGATCCGCGACGCGATGCTGGCCGCCTCGGGACGGCTCGATTCGATGATGGGCGGCCCTTCGGTTCAGCACTTCGCGATGGGCAAGGGGGTGCACGTCACGCCCACGGTCGACTACACGGCGTATGACTGGGACTCGCCCGGCGCTGGCAGGCGGAGCGTCTACCGATTTCTGTTCCGGACGCTGCCCGACCCGTTCATGGAAGTCTTCGACGCCGCGGATTCGTCGCAGTTGACCGCCACGCGAAACGCTTCGGTCACGGCGCTCCAGGCCCTTGCACTCCTGAACGACCCGTTTGTGATCCGCCAGGCCGAGCATTTCGCAGAGCGGCTGGCGGGGCTCGCACCAGACGACGCAGGCCGGGTTCGCGAAGGGTACCGGCTCGCCGTCGGTCGTGAGCCCGAACTGGCCGAGGTCCGCGAGTGGGTCGAGTACGGCCGGAGGCATGGCCTGGCGAACTTCTGCCGGATGCTCCTCAACAGCAGTGAATTCCTGTTCATCCCGTGACGATCGATCGGGAACTTCACCGGATGCAGACCGAGGGCTGGGACATGCACGGGCGGATTTCGCGACGCGAGATGCTCTGGGGCTTGGGGGGTGGCCTTGGCGGCATTGCGCTGGCCGAGATGCTCGGCCGCGGCCGGGCGCTGGCGGGAACGGACGAGGTCCCGCTCGGGCTCAACGGCGGCCTGCATCATCCGGCGAAAGCCAGGCGAATGGTGCAGATTTTCCTCAATGGCGGCGTCAGCCAGATGGACACCTTCGATCGCAAGCCGGAACTGGACCGCCTGCACGGTCAGGCGTTCGATCCCGGCGAGCATGTCGAAGGGGTCACCAGCGTTCCCGGGCAAGTGATGAAGTCGCCGTTTGCATTCCGACAGCACGGCGAGTCAGGCCGCTGGGTGAGCGACGTCTTCCCGCACCTGGCGACCCGCGTGGACGACCTGGCATTCCTGATGGCGGTGACCTCGAAGACCAACGTCCACGGCCCGGCCAGCTACCTGATGAATACGGGGTTTCTCACCCCGGGATTCCCCTGCATGGGGGCCTGGGTCTCGTACGGACTGGGTGCGTTGGGCGACAATTTACCGACGTTCGTCGTGCTGCCCGACCCTAAGGGCCTGCCCTACAACGCCAAGGGCAACTTCTCGGCGGGATTTCTGCCGATGGCCCACCAGGGGACCCCGATCAACGCGGCCGCCCCCGACCCGATTCCCGACCTCTTCCCCCCGAAATCGGCGAAATCGCTGACGGCCGAGTCCGAGCGAGAAGGACTGATGCGACTGGCGGCGATGAACGGTCGGCACGCGGCAAACCATCCGGGCGACTCGCGGCTCGAGTCGCGAATTGCCTCCTACGAGTTGGCCGCCCGGATGCAGCTGAGCGCCCCCGAGGCGCTGGACCTGGCCGGCGAGACCAAGTTGACTAGGCGACTCTACGGGATGGACGAACCCGAGACGGCCGACTTCGGCCGCCGCTGCCTGCTGGCCCGGCGTCTGCTAGAACGGGGTGTCCGGTTCGTGCAGGTCTGGAGCGGCGCGGGCGGTCCCAAGGACAACTGGGACAACCACAGCGATATCCCCAAGGAGCTGCCGGCCATCGCTCGCAGCGTCGATCGGCCGACCGCCGGGTTGCTCGCCGACCTGAAAGCTCGCGGCCTGCTCGATGACACGCTGGTCGTCTGGTCCACCGAGTTCGGACGGATGCCGTTCACCCAGGGGGCCACAGGGCGCGACCATAACGGCGGCACCTCCGTCGCCTGGCTGGCAGGGGCTGGTGTGAAAGCGGGGGTGGCCCATGGCGAGAGCGATCTCTGGTCATGGCGGGCTGCCGCAGGTGCGACGTCAGGGTACGACCTGCACGCGACCATCCTCCATCTCCTCGGGATCGACCACGAACGACTGGTCGTCCGCCACGACGGGATCGATCGCCGGCTCACCGACGTCCACGGCAGGTTGATCCCGGAAATCCTGGCCTAACGTGACGGACCGTGAGACAA
It encodes:
- a CDS encoding PSD1 and planctomycete cytochrome C domain-containing protein; the protein is MIRRTQPRNILRGWTLTLILALPAMGAGDVAERDFFEARVRPVLVKHCYACHSAGASKAKGGLRLDDRQATLAGGHSGPALDPGKPDESLIIQAIEQGGAVESMPPKGKLPDTAIADLRRWVERGAFDPREPATSPIVAAEADPWALRPVVRPIVPTPEADGRRWVRGPIDAFILDRLVREGLAPSTEANRRTLIRRVTFDLLGLPPTPGEIDAFVADQSPDAYERLVDRLLASPHYGERWARRWMDLAHYAETHGHDQDRVRPNAWPYRDYLINAFNVDKPYARFVREQVAADALYPDEPGLAVAMGFLAAGPWDESSLRDIREDSIDRQAGYYLDRDDMVATVMSTFVSSTVHCARCHDHKFDPISQSEYYGLQAVFAGVGRADRAYDADPNLAKLRRDLTARRKALTNKEPGLMASLLDDTTQADVASWAATRKGPLVPWTVLNPSEMKAEGGTTLTLQPDRSILAEGPQPSEGTYTIIATTDLPGITAARLELLPDDRLPSKGPGRAGNGNLHLTELVVSHSSTSAPDRWRPVKIAGSMADYDQPGWGIAGAIDGDPKTAWGIYPEVGKPHEGVFEFGENIGASSLQFVLRQTFPAGHPIGRFRISITNALRPVRTGSPPGPLAVLLDIPAEHRTTDQKRELAAIYLAETLDRQIAALPPQQLVYSGTSDFAPDGSHKPTSTPRPVFILNRGEIRQPGAAAVPGALGCVAGLVSRFDRPSEAERRAELARWLADPGNPLTWRSIVNRAWQAHFGRGLVDTPNDFGRMGSKPSHPELLDWLAWTFREGGGSLKSLDRIIVTSASYRQRSDHNQTGAKVDADNRLLWRMNVARLDAESIRDAMLAASGRLDSMMGGPSVQHFAMGKGVHVTPTVDYTAYDWDSPGAGRRSVYRFLFRTLPDPFMEVFDAADSSQLTATRNASVTALQALALLNDPFVIRQAEHFAERLAGLAPDDAGRVREGYRLAVGREPELAEVREWVEYGRRHGLANFCRMLLNSSEFLFIP
- a CDS encoding DUF1501 domain-containing protein; the encoded protein is MQTEGWDMHGRISRREMLWGLGGGLGGIALAEMLGRGRALAGTDEVPLGLNGGLHHPAKARRMVQIFLNGGVSQMDTFDRKPELDRLHGQAFDPGEHVEGVTSVPGQVMKSPFAFRQHGESGRWVSDVFPHLATRVDDLAFLMAVTSKTNVHGPASYLMNTGFLTPGFPCMGAWVSYGLGALGDNLPTFVVLPDPKGLPYNAKGNFSAGFLPMAHQGTPINAAAPDPIPDLFPPKSAKSLTAESEREGLMRLAAMNGRHAANHPGDSRLESRIASYELAARMQLSAPEALDLAGETKLTRRLYGMDEPETADFGRRCLLARRLLERGVRFVQVWSGAGGPKDNWDNHSDIPKELPAIARSVDRPTAGLLADLKARGLLDDTLVVWSTEFGRMPFTQGATGRDHNGGTSVAWLAGAGVKAGVAHGESDLWSWRAAAGATSGYDLHATILHLLGIDHERLVVRHDGIDRRLTDVHGRLIPEILA